In Rosa chinensis cultivar Old Blush chromosome 1, RchiOBHm-V2, whole genome shotgun sequence, a genomic segment contains:
- the LOC121051020 gene encoding uncharacterized protein LOC121051020 isoform X1: MERSRFLSNRFTTVEKGQIFLLPYNAGNHWMLTVVNPEEETIYFMDPLRRRLVGGEWQTVVENGIKIYNAQRNRSGRKSIMWQNMGGIQAQQNVKDCGIFIMRYMKEIIKDKNLGFASKWQRRSELIYTQKDIDVVRSEWAKFVMKYHIS, from the exons ATGGAAAGATCGCGTTTTCTATCAAATAGGTTCACAACTGTAGAGAAGGGCCAGATTTTTTTGTTACCGTATAATGCAGG TAACCATTGGATGTTGACTGTTGTCAATCCGGAGGAAGAAACTATCTATTTCATGGATCCATTGCGGCGTCGACTAGTTGGTGGAGAATGGCAAACTGTTGTAGAAAA TGGGATCAAAATTTACAATGCTCAAAGAAATAGGTCTGGCCGGAAATCAATAATGTGGCAAAACATGGGG GGTATTCAGGCACAACAAAATGTGAAGGACTGTGGCATATTCATCATGCGGTACATGAAGGAAATAATTAAGGATAAGAACCTGGGTTTTGCTTCAAAG TGGCAGCGACGATCCGAATTGATCTACACCCAAAAGGATATTGATGTTGTGAGGTCAGAGTGGGCTAAGTTTGTGATGAAGTATCATATTTCATAG
- the LOC121051020 gene encoding uncharacterized protein LOC121051020 isoform X2 has translation MERSRFLSNRFTTVEKGQIFLLPYNAGNHWMLTVVNPEEETIYFMDPLRRRLVGGEWQTVVENGIKIYNAQRNRSGRKSIMWQNMGAQQNVKDCGIFIMRYMKEIIKDKNLGFASKWQRRSELIYTQKDIDVVRSEWAKFVMKYHIS, from the exons ATGGAAAGATCGCGTTTTCTATCAAATAGGTTCACAACTGTAGAGAAGGGCCAGATTTTTTTGTTACCGTATAATGCAGG TAACCATTGGATGTTGACTGTTGTCAATCCGGAGGAAGAAACTATCTATTTCATGGATCCATTGCGGCGTCGACTAGTTGGTGGAGAATGGCAAACTGTTGTAGAAAA TGGGATCAAAATTTACAATGCTCAAAGAAATAGGTCTGGCCGGAAATCAATAATGTGGCAAAACATGGGG GCACAACAAAATGTGAAGGACTGTGGCATATTCATCATGCGGTACATGAAGGAAATAATTAAGGATAAGAACCTGGGTTTTGCTTCAAAG TGGCAGCGACGATCCGAATTGATCTACACCCAAAAGGATATTGATGTTGTGAGGTCAGAGTGGGCTAAGTTTGTGATGAAGTATCATATTTCATAG